From the genome of Lotus japonicus ecotype B-129 chromosome 6, LjGifu_v1.2, one region includes:
- the LOC130725908 gene encoding protein JASON, protein MGCFFACFRTTDDNRNRNRNRNRHLPTTTTAAVPSRSNNDIAGSRNRLSSLFLSEEREDNSTRREGDAKNFDAIGLEDEAKFLKACGTLTRTPAEIRKASQKLKVSPSCGKDSSPSRFHSWLLGSSAEKVQLDGEWEKRIDSSEHTPSSCISNAHNSQCDSLESTERSRTENNTASVSHWPSASYTKKRNKSVRFECDTDISSCDSSDIGGWRMKKTESPNPTPMKLSDDMQTPGTVYPATLEDLPNGRARVKSQFVYRVGNNLCEDVSRSKVPEEDVYIPEQASWKLSESIEQSQNATSTPQKGLKNENEPKVDDSLSSWLKPASVILEERNKRMQIADNQIRKTPADRPIIGMVAAHWSEDEDSQVPPPKWWDGNGIPNSTNKYKEDQKVSWHATPFEERLEKALSEESFIPQRKDVLGNPIAFDENEESDTALSQLQPSTHPQSVVSF, encoded by the exons ATGGGTTGCTTCTTCGCTTGCTTCAGAACTACTGATGACAATCGCAACCGCAACCGTAACCGTAACCGccaccttcccaccaccaccaccgccgccgtgCCTTCTCGTTCCAACAAC GATATTGCGGGTTCTCGAAATCGATTGTCAAGTTTGTTTCTATCAGAAG AGAGGGAAGACAACTCTACGCGGCGCGAGGGCGACGCGAAGAATTTTGATGCCATAGGGCTTGAAGATGAG GCCAAGTTTCTCAAAGCTTGTGGTACCTTGACAAGGACCCCGGCGGAAATTCGGAAAGCATCTCAGAAACTGAAAGTGTCACCTTCTTGTGGTAAAGATTCCAGTCCTTCAAGGTTTCACTCTTGGCTTCTTGGTTCATCTGCTGAGAAAGTTCAGCTTGATGGAGAATGGGAAAAAAGAATAGATTCTTCAGAACACACACCAAGCAG ctGTATCTCCAATGCACATAATTCTCAATGTGACTCTCTTGAGTCTACAGAAAGAAGTAGGACAGAAAACAATACAGCTTCTGTTTCCCATTGGCCATCAGCCAGCTACACTAAGAAGAGGAACAAGTCGGTACGTTTTGAATGTGATACTGATATATCATCCTGTGACTCGTCTGACATTGGTGGATGGCGTATGAAGAAAACAGAGTCACCAAATCCGACCCCAATGAAGCTATCTGATGACATGCAAACTCCTGGCACTGTTTACCCTGCAACACTAGAAGACTTACCAAATGGTAGAGCTCGAGTTAAGTCCCAGTTTGTGTATCGAGTTGGCAACAACCTATGTGAGGATGTCTCTCGGAGCAAGGTACCTGAGGAAGATGTTTATATCCCTGAGCAAGCTTCGTGGAAGCTGAGTGAATCAATTGAGCAGTCTCAAAATGCAACTTCTACACCACAAAAAGGGTTGAAGAATGAAAATGAACCGAAGGTGGATGACAGCTTATCTTCTTGGTTGAAGCCTGCATCTGTCATTCTGGAGGAGAGAAACAAGAGAATGCAGATTGCTGATAATCAGATCCGCAAAACCCCTGCTGACAGGCCCATCATTGGGATGGTTGCTGCACACTggagtgaagatgaagattctcAAGTTCCTCCTCCTAAATGGTGGGATGGCAATGGCATTCCCAATTCAACTAATAAGTACAAGGAG GATCAAAAAGTGAGCTGGCATGCAACACCATTTGAAGAGAGATTAGAGAAGGCATTATCTGAGGAGAGCTTCATCCCTCAAAG GAAGGACGTATTGGGAAACCCAATTGCTTTTGATGAGAATGAAGAGAGTGATACTGCATTATCTCAGCTGCAACCTTCAACTCATCCACAGTCTGTGGTGTCATTCTGA